From Canis aureus isolate CA01 chromosome 7, VMU_Caureus_v.1.0, whole genome shotgun sequence, a single genomic window includes:
- the ATF6B gene encoding cyclic AMP-dependent transcription factor ATF-6 beta isoform X2 — MVGGREGKMAELMLLSEIADPTRFFTDNLLSPEDWDSTLYTGLDDVAEEQTQLFRCPEQDVPFGSSSLDVGMDVSPPEPPWDPLPIFPDLQVKSEPSSPCSSSSLSSESSHLSTEPSSQALGVGEVLVVKTESLAPPLCLLGDDPTSPFETVQINVGPTSDDPSDIQTKIEPVSPSSSINSEASLLSAESPSQAFIREEVLEVKTESLSPQGCLLQDVLGPPLGGVQISMGPSSDGSLGKALPTRKPPLQPKPVVITTVPMPPRAVPPSTTILLQPLVQPPPVSPVVLIQGAIRVQPEGPAPAAPRPERKSIVPAPMPGNSCPPEVDAKLLKRQQRMIKNRESACQSRRKKKEYLQGLEARLQAVLADNQQLRRENAALRRRLEALLAENSELKLGSGNRKVVCIMVFLLFIAFNFGPVSISEPPPAPLSPRMSREEPQPRRHLLEFSTQEPVEGVEPLRGSSLGPEELHPSPPGRPGFRNLTAFPGGAKELLLRDLDQLFLSSDCRHFNRTESLRLADELSGWVQRHQRGRRKIPQRAQERQKSQLRKKSPPVKAVPTQSLVPPERDFVGQLQLYRHPDRSQPEFLDAIDRREDTFYVVSFRRDHLLLPAISHNKTSRPKMSLVMPAMAPNETLSGQGAPGDYEEMMQIECEVMDTRVIHIKTSTVPPSLRKQPSSTPGNATGGPLPASAAGQAHQASHQPFYLNHP, encoded by the exons ATGGTTGGGGGGCGGGAGGGAAAGATGGCGGAACTGATGCTCCTCAGCGAGATCGCGGACCCGACACGTTTTTTCACCGACAACTTGCTGAGCCCGGAGGACTGGG ACAGCACCTTGTACACCGGCCTGGATGATGTGGCGGAGGAGCAGACGCAGCTCTTCCGTTGCCCAGAGCAGGATGTCCCG TTTGGCAGCAGCTCCCTGGACGTGGGGATGGATGTCAGTCCCCCTGAACCACCTTGGGACCCCCTGCCTATCTTCCCAG ATCTTCAGGTGAAGTCTGAGCcatcctccccctgctcctcttcctccctcagcTCCGAATCATCCCATCTTTCCACTGAGCCCTCCAGCCAG GCCCTTGGTGTAGGGGAGGTGCTAGTTGTGAAGACAGAATCCTTGGCACCCCCACTCTGCCTCCTAGGAGATGATCCAACATCCCCATTTGAAACCGTGCAGATCAATGTGGGTCCCACCTCTGATGACCCCTCAG ATATCCAGACCAAGATAGAACCTGTCTCTCCGTCCTCCTCCATCAACTCTGAGGCTTCCCTGCTTTCAGCAGAGTCCCCCAGTCAG GCTTTTATAAGAGAAGAGGTACTGGAAGTGAAGACGGAGTCACTGTCACCTCAAGGGTGTCTCCTGCAGGATGTCCTAGGCCCCCCACTTGGAGGTGTCCAGATCAGCATGGGCCCATCCTCCGATGGCTCCTTAG GCAAAGCCCTGCCCACCCGGAAGCCACCCTTGCAGCCCAAACCTGTGGTGATAACCACCGTCCCAATGCCACCCAGAGCTGTGCCCCCCAGCACCACCATCCTGTTGCAGCCCCTTGTCCAGCCACCCCCAG TGTCCCCAGTTGTCCTCATCCAAGGTGCTATTCGGGTCCAGCCTGAGGGGCCAGCCCCCGCTGCTCCAAGGCCTGAGAGGAAGAGCATTGTTCCAGCTCCTATGCCTGGGAACTCCTGCCCACCTGAAGTGGAT GCAAAGCTGCTGAAGCGGCAGCAGCGAATGATCAAGAACCGGGAGTCAGCCTGCCAgtccaggaggaagaagaaagagtatTTGCAGGGGCTGGAGGCCCGGCTGCAGGCGGTGTTGGCGGACAACCAGCAGCTCCGCCGGGAGAATGCTGCCCTCCGGCGGCGACTGGAGGCCCTGCTGGCAGAG AACAGCGAGCTCAAGTTAGGTTCTGGAAACAGGAAGGTGGTCTGCATCATggtcttccttctcttcattGCCTTCAACTTTGGACCTGTCAG CATCAGTgagcctcctccagctcctctgtCTCCTCGGATGAGCAGAGAGGAACCTCAGCCCCGGAGACACTTGCTAGAGTTCTCAACACAAGAGCCAGTTGAGGGAGTGGAACCCCTTAGGGGTTCTTCCCTGGGCCCTGAGGAGCTCCATCCCAGCCCACCAGGCCGACCAGGTTTCAG GAACCTGACAGCCTTCCCCGGGGGTGCCAAGGAGCTGCTCCTGAGAGACCTGGACcagctcttcctctcctctgactGTCGGCACTTCAACCGGACCGAGTCTCTGAG GCTTGCTGATGAGCTGAGCGGCTGGGTCCAGCGCCACCAGAGAGGACGGCGGAAGATcccccagagggcccaggagagACAG AAGTCTCAGCTACGGAAGAAGTCACCTCCAGTTAAGGCAGTCCCCACCCAGTCCCTGGTGCCCCCAGAGAG GGACTTTGTGGGCCAACTGCAGCTGTATCGCCACCCAGACCGTTCACAGCCAGAGTTCCTGGATGCAATTGACCGACGAGAGGACACCTTTTATGTTGTGTCTTTCCGAAGG GACCATTTGCTGCTTCCTGCCATCAGCCACAATAAGACGTCTCGGCCCAAGATGTCCCTGGTGATGCCTGCCATGGCTCCCAATG AGACCCTGTCAGGCCAGGGGGCCCCAGGGGACTATGAGGAGATGATGCAGATCGAATGTGAGGTCATGGACACCAGGGTGATTCACATCAAGACCTCCACAGTGCCCCCCTCGCTCCGAAAACAGCCATCCTCGACCCCGGGCAATGCTACAGGTGGCCCCTTGCCAGCTTCTGCAGCTGGCCAGGCCCACCAGGCCTCCCACCAGCCCTTCTACCTCAATCACCCCTGA
- the ATF6B gene encoding cyclic AMP-dependent transcription factor ATF-6 beta isoform X3 — MVGGREGKMAELMLLSEIADPTRFFTDNLLSPEDWGLRNSTLYTGLDDVAEEQTQLFRCPEQDVPFGSSSLDVGMDVSPPEPPWDPLPIFPDLQVKSEPSSPCSSSSLSSESSHLSTEPSSQALGVGEVLVVKTESLAPPLCLLGDDPTSPFETVQINVGPTSDDPSDIQTKIEPVSPSSSINSEASLLSAESPSQAFIREEVLEVKTESLSPQGCLLQDVLGPPLGGVQISMGPSSDGSLGKALPTRKPPLQPKPVVITTVPMPPRAVPPSTTILLQPLVQPPPVSPVVLIQGAIRVQPEGPAPAAPRPERKSIVPAPMPGNSCPPEVDAKLLKRQQRMIKNRESACQSRRKKKEYLQGLEARLQAVLADNQQLRRENAALRRRLEALLAENSELKLGSGNRKVVCIMVFLLFIAFNFGPVSISEPPPAPLSPRMSREEPQPRRHLLEFSTQEPVEGVEPLRGSSLGPEELHPSPPGRPGFRNLTAFPGGAKELLLRDLDQLFLSSDCRHFNRTESLRLADELSGWVQRHQRGRRKIPQRAQERQKSQLRKKSPPVKAVPTQSLVPPERDFVGQLQLYRHPDRSQPEFLDAIDRREDTFYVVSFRRPPGLALLSPRTICCFLPSATIRRLGPRCPW, encoded by the exons ATGGTTGGGGGGCGGGAGGGAAAGATGGCGGAACTGATGCTCCTCAGCGAGATCGCGGACCCGACACGTTTTTTCACCGACAACTTGCTGAGCCCGGAGGACTGGGGTCTGCGGA ACAGCACCTTGTACACCGGCCTGGATGATGTGGCGGAGGAGCAGACGCAGCTCTTCCGTTGCCCAGAGCAGGATGTCCCG TTTGGCAGCAGCTCCCTGGACGTGGGGATGGATGTCAGTCCCCCTGAACCACCTTGGGACCCCCTGCCTATCTTCCCAG ATCTTCAGGTGAAGTCTGAGCcatcctccccctgctcctcttcctccctcagcTCCGAATCATCCCATCTTTCCACTGAGCCCTCCAGCCAG GCCCTTGGTGTAGGGGAGGTGCTAGTTGTGAAGACAGAATCCTTGGCACCCCCACTCTGCCTCCTAGGAGATGATCCAACATCCCCATTTGAAACCGTGCAGATCAATGTGGGTCCCACCTCTGATGACCCCTCAG ATATCCAGACCAAGATAGAACCTGTCTCTCCGTCCTCCTCCATCAACTCTGAGGCTTCCCTGCTTTCAGCAGAGTCCCCCAGTCAG GCTTTTATAAGAGAAGAGGTACTGGAAGTGAAGACGGAGTCACTGTCACCTCAAGGGTGTCTCCTGCAGGATGTCCTAGGCCCCCCACTTGGAGGTGTCCAGATCAGCATGGGCCCATCCTCCGATGGCTCCTTAG GCAAAGCCCTGCCCACCCGGAAGCCACCCTTGCAGCCCAAACCTGTGGTGATAACCACCGTCCCAATGCCACCCAGAGCTGTGCCCCCCAGCACCACCATCCTGTTGCAGCCCCTTGTCCAGCCACCCCCAG TGTCCCCAGTTGTCCTCATCCAAGGTGCTATTCGGGTCCAGCCTGAGGGGCCAGCCCCCGCTGCTCCAAGGCCTGAGAGGAAGAGCATTGTTCCAGCTCCTATGCCTGGGAACTCCTGCCCACCTGAAGTGGAT GCAAAGCTGCTGAAGCGGCAGCAGCGAATGATCAAGAACCGGGAGTCAGCCTGCCAgtccaggaggaagaagaaagagtatTTGCAGGGGCTGGAGGCCCGGCTGCAGGCGGTGTTGGCGGACAACCAGCAGCTCCGCCGGGAGAATGCTGCCCTCCGGCGGCGACTGGAGGCCCTGCTGGCAGAG AACAGCGAGCTCAAGTTAGGTTCTGGAAACAGGAAGGTGGTCTGCATCATggtcttccttctcttcattGCCTTCAACTTTGGACCTGTCAG CATCAGTgagcctcctccagctcctctgtCTCCTCGGATGAGCAGAGAGGAACCTCAGCCCCGGAGACACTTGCTAGAGTTCTCAACACAAGAGCCAGTTGAGGGAGTGGAACCCCTTAGGGGTTCTTCCCTGGGCCCTGAGGAGCTCCATCCCAGCCCACCAGGCCGACCAGGTTTCAG GAACCTGACAGCCTTCCCCGGGGGTGCCAAGGAGCTGCTCCTGAGAGACCTGGACcagctcttcctctcctctgactGTCGGCACTTCAACCGGACCGAGTCTCTGAG GCTTGCTGATGAGCTGAGCGGCTGGGTCCAGCGCCACCAGAGAGGACGGCGGAAGATcccccagagggcccaggagagACAG AAGTCTCAGCTACGGAAGAAGTCACCTCCAGTTAAGGCAGTCCCCACCCAGTCCCTGGTGCCCCCAGAGAG GGACTTTGTGGGCCAACTGCAGCTGTATCGCCACCCAGACCGTTCACAGCCAGAGTTCCTGGATGCAATTGACCGACGAGAGGACACCTTTTATGTTGTGTCTTTCCGAAGG CCTCCTGGCCTGGCCCTTCTGTCTCCCAGGACCATTTGCTGCTTCCTGCCATCAGCCACAATAAGACGTCTCGGCCCAAGATGTCCCTGGTGA
- the ATF6B gene encoding cyclic AMP-dependent transcription factor ATF-6 beta isoform X1 has translation MVGGREGKMAELMLLSEIADPTRFFTDNLLSPEDWGLRNSTLYTGLDDVAEEQTQLFRCPEQDVPFGSSSLDVGMDVSPPEPPWDPLPIFPDLQVKSEPSSPCSSSSLSSESSHLSTEPSSQALGVGEVLVVKTESLAPPLCLLGDDPTSPFETVQINVGPTSDDPSDIQTKIEPVSPSSSINSEASLLSAESPSQAFIREEVLEVKTESLSPQGCLLQDVLGPPLGGVQISMGPSSDGSLGKALPTRKPPLQPKPVVITTVPMPPRAVPPSTTILLQPLVQPPPVSPVVLIQGAIRVQPEGPAPAAPRPERKSIVPAPMPGNSCPPEVDAKLLKRQQRMIKNRESACQSRRKKKEYLQGLEARLQAVLADNQQLRRENAALRRRLEALLAENSELKLGSGNRKVVCIMVFLLFIAFNFGPVSISEPPPAPLSPRMSREEPQPRRHLLEFSTQEPVEGVEPLRGSSLGPEELHPSPPGRPGFRNLTAFPGGAKELLLRDLDQLFLSSDCRHFNRTESLRLADELSGWVQRHQRGRRKIPQRAQERQKSQLRKKSPPVKAVPTQSLVPPERDFVGQLQLYRHPDRSQPEFLDAIDRREDTFYVVSFRRDHLLLPAISHNKTSRPKMSLVMPAMAPNETLSGQGAPGDYEEMMQIECEVMDTRVIHIKTSTVPPSLRKQPSSTPGNATGGPLPASAAGQAHQASHQPFYLNHP, from the exons ATGGTTGGGGGGCGGGAGGGAAAGATGGCGGAACTGATGCTCCTCAGCGAGATCGCGGACCCGACACGTTTTTTCACCGACAACTTGCTGAGCCCGGAGGACTGGGGTCTGCGGA ACAGCACCTTGTACACCGGCCTGGATGATGTGGCGGAGGAGCAGACGCAGCTCTTCCGTTGCCCAGAGCAGGATGTCCCG TTTGGCAGCAGCTCCCTGGACGTGGGGATGGATGTCAGTCCCCCTGAACCACCTTGGGACCCCCTGCCTATCTTCCCAG ATCTTCAGGTGAAGTCTGAGCcatcctccccctgctcctcttcctccctcagcTCCGAATCATCCCATCTTTCCACTGAGCCCTCCAGCCAG GCCCTTGGTGTAGGGGAGGTGCTAGTTGTGAAGACAGAATCCTTGGCACCCCCACTCTGCCTCCTAGGAGATGATCCAACATCCCCATTTGAAACCGTGCAGATCAATGTGGGTCCCACCTCTGATGACCCCTCAG ATATCCAGACCAAGATAGAACCTGTCTCTCCGTCCTCCTCCATCAACTCTGAGGCTTCCCTGCTTTCAGCAGAGTCCCCCAGTCAG GCTTTTATAAGAGAAGAGGTACTGGAAGTGAAGACGGAGTCACTGTCACCTCAAGGGTGTCTCCTGCAGGATGTCCTAGGCCCCCCACTTGGAGGTGTCCAGATCAGCATGGGCCCATCCTCCGATGGCTCCTTAG GCAAAGCCCTGCCCACCCGGAAGCCACCCTTGCAGCCCAAACCTGTGGTGATAACCACCGTCCCAATGCCACCCAGAGCTGTGCCCCCCAGCACCACCATCCTGTTGCAGCCCCTTGTCCAGCCACCCCCAG TGTCCCCAGTTGTCCTCATCCAAGGTGCTATTCGGGTCCAGCCTGAGGGGCCAGCCCCCGCTGCTCCAAGGCCTGAGAGGAAGAGCATTGTTCCAGCTCCTATGCCTGGGAACTCCTGCCCACCTGAAGTGGAT GCAAAGCTGCTGAAGCGGCAGCAGCGAATGATCAAGAACCGGGAGTCAGCCTGCCAgtccaggaggaagaagaaagagtatTTGCAGGGGCTGGAGGCCCGGCTGCAGGCGGTGTTGGCGGACAACCAGCAGCTCCGCCGGGAGAATGCTGCCCTCCGGCGGCGACTGGAGGCCCTGCTGGCAGAG AACAGCGAGCTCAAGTTAGGTTCTGGAAACAGGAAGGTGGTCTGCATCATggtcttccttctcttcattGCCTTCAACTTTGGACCTGTCAG CATCAGTgagcctcctccagctcctctgtCTCCTCGGATGAGCAGAGAGGAACCTCAGCCCCGGAGACACTTGCTAGAGTTCTCAACACAAGAGCCAGTTGAGGGAGTGGAACCCCTTAGGGGTTCTTCCCTGGGCCCTGAGGAGCTCCATCCCAGCCCACCAGGCCGACCAGGTTTCAG GAACCTGACAGCCTTCCCCGGGGGTGCCAAGGAGCTGCTCCTGAGAGACCTGGACcagctcttcctctcctctgactGTCGGCACTTCAACCGGACCGAGTCTCTGAG GCTTGCTGATGAGCTGAGCGGCTGGGTCCAGCGCCACCAGAGAGGACGGCGGAAGATcccccagagggcccaggagagACAG AAGTCTCAGCTACGGAAGAAGTCACCTCCAGTTAAGGCAGTCCCCACCCAGTCCCTGGTGCCCCCAGAGAG GGACTTTGTGGGCCAACTGCAGCTGTATCGCCACCCAGACCGTTCACAGCCAGAGTTCCTGGATGCAATTGACCGACGAGAGGACACCTTTTATGTTGTGTCTTTCCGAAGG GACCATTTGCTGCTTCCTGCCATCAGCCACAATAAGACGTCTCGGCCCAAGATGTCCCTGGTGATGCCTGCCATGGCTCCCAATG AGACCCTGTCAGGCCAGGGGGCCCCAGGGGACTATGAGGAGATGATGCAGATCGAATGTGAGGTCATGGACACCAGGGTGATTCACATCAAGACCTCCACAGTGCCCCCCTCGCTCCGAAAACAGCCATCCTCGACCCCGGGCAATGCTACAGGTGGCCCCTTGCCAGCTTCTGCAGCTGGCCAGGCCCACCAGGCCTCCCACCAGCCCTTCTACCTCAATCACCCCTGA